GTCCCCGTCTCCACCAACGGGGGCGTCAACCTCTGGCAGGGGAACAATCCCGATGCCAATGGGGCGTTCTTCTGGCCGACCGATCCCGCCAGGAATCCCCTGTCGGGGGTGCGGGACGAGGTGGAGCGCGATCGGCTGGGCCGTCGCCTCGCGCTGCAGTGGATCCGGGAGAACCCGCTGGAGTTCGCGCGGCTGGGCCTGACGAAGTGGCGACACCTGCTGACCGACGTCCGTACCGCGCCCAATTTCGCGATCCGCAAGGCGTCGCGGCCCGTGCCGTCGGTGGTGCGCCGGCACGTCTACCCGGTGTTGCAGTGGGCGCTGAACATCCTCCTCGCCCTGACCGTGGCGGGGCTGCTGACGTGGCTGGGACGAGGCTGGAAACATCCGGCGGGGGAGCTGGCCCGGACGTCGCTCCCGGCGCTCTTCCTCCTGTACATGCTCGCCCTGCACTTCGTCTTCCCGGCGTGGGACCGCTTCCGTTTCCCCTTCACGCCCTTCATGCTGGCGCTGGCGGGCCTCGCCCTGGCGGTGCCCATCGAGGCCCTGCGATCCCGGAGGGACGCGCGCCGGGCCCCCGTCTAGTGGCCCGGCGCCGATCCCGACTGCGACCGCCGCACCGGTTCTGGCTGCGGCAGCCGGCTGGCGATCCGCGCCGCCGCCGCACGCTGGGCTCGGCCGGGTTGCGGGCGGCCGGCCCACGTCCAGCGGTTGTTCAGGGTGAAGTTCCACCACACCGCCGCACCGCTGGCGATGAGGTTGGCCAGCAGGTAGTGGACCGCGCGGTGGATCAACTCCAGGATCCCTGCGCTGATGAGGACGCCCGTCGCCGAGACCACCAGGAACCGAGAGGCGCGGACGTGCAGACGGCCGCCGCGCGCGTCCCGCCACGTGAAGCGGTCGTTGAGGATGAAGTTGGACGTCATGGCGGCCAGTGCCGCCAGCGCCCCCGCCAGGGGCACGTAGAGATGGGCGAGGTTCACGAGCATCCAGTAGATGGTGAAGTTGACGACGACCCCCGACGCCCCCACCAGGCAGTAGAGCCAGAAGCGGCGATCCTCCGGCGAGGAGGCGACCAGCCGCACCAGGTGGACGAGGTACTCCCACTGCTCCCGCAGGCCCATCTTGGACTCGCCCGCCGCGCGCGCCTCGAAGGCGTAGGGGATCTCGACCACCCGCTCGTACCGGCCCTTGACCAGCACCTCGATGAGGATCTTCCACCCGATGGGGTTGAGCTCGACGCCCTCGACCACGCGACGGCGGACCAGGAAGAACCCGCTGGTCGGGTCGGTGACGGGACGAACGCGGCGCAGCAACGCCCGGGCCATCCAGCGGGCCGTCCACGACACCAGCTTGCGGGAGGGGCTGAGGCCGCCGTCGCTGCCACCCGGGACGAACCGGCTGGGGATGACGATGTCCGCACCCCGTTCGGCCTCGCGGACCAGGTCCATGAGCTTC
The sequence above is drawn from the Thermaerobacter sp. FW80 genome and encodes:
- a CDS encoding glycosyltransferase family 39 protein yields the protein MTKEGEPSAYRPIGYPLLLSLVVRLFGEDWWYAIVIQALMGTGVVLATYWLTTRLFGTTAGLAAAALTAIMPDHLLWSTVLDSEVPFMVWMLLGVALWVPPRGAAGFVPSLGTLVVSGVFLGLAALTRPVMLPAAGVFFVYAMLCARDGWRSLATWRRAVTGTAAVVLGMALVVAPWTVRNYVALGAFVPVSTNGGVNLWQGNNPDANGAFFWPTDPARNPLSGVRDEVERDRLGRRLALQWIRENPLEFARLGLTKWRHLLTDVRTAPNFAIRKASRPVPSVVRRHVYPVLQWALNILLALTVAGLLTWLGRGWKHPAGELARTSLPALFLLYMLALHFVFPAWDRFRFPFTPFMLALAGLALAVPIEALRSRRDARRAPV
- a CDS encoding glycosyltransferase family 2 protein, which gives rise to MLSIVVPTYNERDNVERLVERITAAVHVPFEIVFVDDSRDDTPQILARLAAKYPQVRFLHREGERGLGSAVVTGFRIARGDLLAVMDADLQHPPEKLMDLVREAERGADIVIPSRFVPGGSDGGLSPSRKLVSWTARWMARALLRRVRPVTDPTSGFFLVRRRVVEGVELNPIGWKILIEVLVKGRYERVVEIPYAFEARAAGESKMGLREQWEYLVHLVRLVASSPEDRRFWLYCLVGASGVVVNFTIYWMLVNLAHLYVPLAGALAALAAMTSNFILNDRFTWRDARGGRLHVRASRFLVVSATGVLISAGILELIHRAVHYLLANLIASGAAVWWNFTLNNRWTWAGRPQPGRAQRAAAARIASRLPQPEPVRRSQSGSAPGH